The following are encoded in a window of Paenibacillaceae bacterium GAS479 genomic DNA:
- a CDS encoding L-aspartate 1-decarboxylase produces the protein MFRTMMKSKLHRATVTEANLNYVGSITIDEDLMDKADLWANEKVQIVNNNNGERFETYVISGPRGSGVICLNGAAARRVQPGDKVIIISYATMDEQEAREYSPKVVVLDENNKPLGMLDKEIHGNIL, from the coding sequence ATGTTCCGTACTATGATGAAGTCCAAGCTGCATCGTGCCACCGTAACGGAGGCCAACCTGAACTATGTGGGCAGCATTACAATAGATGAAGATTTGATGGACAAAGCTGATTTATGGGCCAATGAGAAGGTTCAGATCGTCAACAACAACAATGGAGAACGGTTCGAGACTTATGTCATTTCCGGGCCGAGAGGCAGTGGCGTGATTTGCTTGAATGGAGCGGCTGCAAGACGCGTACAGCCCGGCGACAAGGTCATCATCATTTCTTATGCCACTATGGATGAACAAGAAGCTCGTGAATACAGTCCTAAGGTTGTCGTTCTGGATGAGAACAACAAACCTTTAGGGATGTTGGACAAAGAAATTCACGGGAATATTTTGTAA